A genomic stretch from Chitinophaga agri includes:
- a CDS encoding sensor histidine kinase: MRQRIRNILILMCVCIVGIYLFQGYWLYNSYRIQLDQFNKDINESLRTAVFNKQFADVRRYFRNPGRDRDSFRMPPHDMQMEEPIIRRKQSTYLTDTIKRRRDFRGSNDSSKREYADTLARQISDLILLNSLLSDSVKLIKLDSLFTSELHSRQILTAYSLDTFHIDFNGFSREGFRDSLRKRPPLQTSKIPFNAASNLFVQAKFESPLEYILTKMMWTLIGSLLLLVLTTLCFVYMLRTILKQKRLSEVKNDFINNMTHELKTPIATVYAAVEAMQNFNALNDQRKTQMYLDISKQELQRLSDLVEKVLHIAAEENEEIELFREPTDLSEVMDSIITNHQLKYNRPVQFRFDNLLGEQLVNIDRTHLTNAVSNLVDNAIKYSGDQPSVYIKTALEGSKLVIRVKDNGIGIPKVYQQNIFDTFFRVPTGNLHNVKGFGLGLSYVKKIVELHGGTITVHSEPEKGSEFIIQILV; this comes from the coding sequence ATGCGTCAACGGATCCGGAATATTCTGATATTAATGTGTGTCTGCATAGTAGGCATCTATCTCTTTCAGGGATACTGGTTATACAATTCTTACCGTATACAGCTTGATCAGTTTAACAAAGATATCAATGAATCGCTGCGCACGGCTGTATTTAATAAACAGTTTGCAGATGTACGCAGGTATTTCAGAAATCCGGGCAGGGACCGGGATTCTTTCAGAATGCCACCGCATGATATGCAGATGGAAGAGCCTATCATCAGAAGAAAGCAAAGCACTTATTTAACAGACACAATTAAACGAAGGAGAGATTTCCGGGGAAGTAATGACTCTTCGAAGCGGGAGTATGCAGATACGCTTGCGAGACAGATATCTGACCTGATATTGCTCAACAGCCTGTTAAGTGACAGTGTGAAGCTCATTAAACTGGATTCTTTATTTACTTCAGAACTTCATTCCCGTCAGATACTTACAGCGTATTCGCTGGATACTTTTCATATTGATTTTAACGGTTTTTCCAGAGAAGGGTTCCGGGACAGTTTAAGAAAACGTCCCCCGCTACAGACATCTAAAATTCCTTTTAATGCGGCCAGCAACCTTTTTGTCCAGGCTAAGTTTGAATCGCCGCTGGAATATATACTGACAAAGATGATGTGGACGCTGATCGGTTCTCTTTTGTTATTAGTGCTGACGACGCTCTGCTTCGTGTATATGCTGCGTACGATATTGAAACAGAAGCGATTGTCAGAGGTGAAGAACGATTTTATCAATAACATGACGCATGAGCTGAAAACACCCATTGCAACGGTCTACGCAGCCGTTGAAGCTATGCAGAACTTTAATGCACTGAACGATCAGCGGAAGACACAGATGTACCTGGATATTTCAAAGCAGGAGTTACAACGGTTGTCCGACCTGGTGGAAAAAGTACTGCATATTGCGGCAGAGGAGAATGAGGAGATAGAATTGTTCAGAGAGCCGACAGACCTAAGCGAAGTGATGGACAGTATTATAACCAATCATCAGTTGAAGTACAACCGTCCGGTACAGTTCAGGTTTGATAATCTGCTGGGAGAACAGCTGGTCAATATAGACAGGACGCATCTGACAAATGCAGTCAGTAACCTGGTGGACAATGCGATAAAATACTCCGGAGATCAGCCTTCCGTCTATATCAAAACGGCACTGGAGGGAAGTAAGCTGGTGATTCGGGTGAAAGATAACGGGATCGGTATCCCGAAGGTATATCAGCAGAACATTTTTGATACCTTCTTCCGTGTACCGACCGGTAACCTGCATAATGTGAAGGGATTTGGGCTCGGGTTGAGTTATGTGAAGAAGATAGTGGAGCTGCATGGAGGCACCATCACCGTACACAGTGAGCCGGAAAAAGGAAGTGAATTTATCATACAAATACTGGTTTAA
- a CDS encoding GLPGLI family protein: protein MKHLPKTLLSAALIAFTAMTAFAQDKNTGVIDYEVNAKMPQRGGAEGDGEEQVITFNQHFYFSGGKGKLDTERPNFGGGRPGGAGGPGGQGGGRGGRFSGMRGPGGNAYVDLSGKKYLQLFSKPDDTTKVYFAEEAYAAAKEPKLSEKTKKIAGFSCKKATVTIRNEEYTVWYTQDLPFSYSPINGLLPEGNGVVLSAEGSRRSFTATKVDFKPVTVDLSIPANAEKVTEDQLREMRRETMQRFRDRQNGNN from the coding sequence ATGAAGCACTTACCAAAGACACTCCTCAGCGCCGCATTGATAGCCTTTACCGCTATGACGGCCTTTGCACAGGATAAGAATACAGGTGTAATAGACTATGAAGTCAATGCTAAAATGCCCCAGCGTGGTGGTGCAGAAGGTGATGGAGAAGAGCAGGTGATCACGTTTAACCAGCATTTCTACTTCTCCGGTGGAAAGGGTAAGCTGGATACAGAACGTCCTAACTTTGGCGGTGGACGCCCTGGTGGCGCCGGCGGCCCTGGTGGACAAGGCGGTGGCCGTGGTGGTCGCTTCTCAGGTATGCGTGGCCCTGGTGGTAATGCATATGTAGACCTGTCCGGCAAAAAGTACCTCCAGCTATTCTCCAAACCAGACGATACCACTAAAGTATATTTCGCGGAAGAAGCCTATGCTGCAGCAAAAGAGCCCAAGCTGAGCGAAAAAACAAAGAAAATAGCGGGCTTCAGCTGTAAGAAAGCCACAGTTACCATCCGTAATGAAGAATACACCGTATGGTACACCCAGGACCTGCCATTCAGCTACAGCCCGATCAATGGTCTCCTGCCTGAAGGCAATGGCGTTGTACTCTCTGCCGAAGGCAGCCGCCGCTCGTTCACAGCTACGAAAGTGGATTTCAAACCAGTTACTGTCGACCTTTCCATACCTGCCAACGCAGAAAAAGTAACTGAGGACCAATTACGTGAAATGCGTCGTGAGACGATGCAGCGTTTCCGCGACAGACAAAACGGAAACAACTAA
- a CDS encoding TonB-dependent receptor gives MKRFTLIAITLFLFALTTQAQQGQIKGLLTDSSATHPLPDATVALLNGRDSSLAQTSFTDKKGAFSFPGIALGDYRIYITFLGYRPVFKSVTISAAQPVLDMGTIQLKGNGLQLNEVEIVQEVPPITVKKDTLEFNAGSFKTRENAVVEDLLKKLPGVTVDKDGAVTAQGETVKRVLVDGKPFFGDDPKLATKNLPADIIDKIQLIDRKSDQSQFTGIDDGNTEKTINITLKKDKKQGFFGRASAGYGDNDRFAVNTSLNHFNNDLQLSFLGGGNNINNMGYTFNDVFNFSGGGGGGGGGRAGGGGRGAAQSTFGNLGGNNNTGITRNWNAGLNFNQTFNSKLKIGGSYFVSDTRTETSRTSDKQTFLQDSTFFYNQQSGSVTNNTNHKLDMRVEYQIDSMHSLIVTPTLSYSEGGTNSLNNYQSLDKNRVQTIDGTSDNRSHATSPNFSTNALFRKKFNKVGRTLSVNFSFGYNTTDRQNFFKTRDTHLGTDTTDAYFTGYDRMTSADNKGRNLGTRLTYTEPLMKDRFLELTYSFNNNYSNSKNLTYDVNGDGKYDLLNDSLSNLFENTFTTQQAGINIRTQKLKYDYTFGMNVQFASLVNDNVSRNTHIDQRTVNFYPSASFNYNFQKGKRLRLRYNGSTTQPTVSQLQPLPDLTSSLYVPQGNPDLKPSFQHSVNLGYNMFNSSTFRGFITGVSANMTSNKIVNANRVDTSGKQYTKPMNANGAYSANAFMVNIFPLKKLNSSLNLNTNLNYTRDVSFTSSSADFSRLGRNYTKNFSVSQGISFNYSHKELFDISTSANINYQGARYDIQPNNNTNYFNYAFSLDYNINLPLGLIIGSDITYTLNAGRAEGYNVDVTMLNAFVSKSVFKNKRGLIKLSGYDLLNQNVSISRNIGENYIEDVNNMVLQRYFMLSFTFFINKFTGSGNNNNNMERRRMGNPGMRMGTPMMMPRG, from the coding sequence ATGAAAAGATTTACCCTTATAGCTATAACACTGTTCCTGTTTGCGCTGACCACACAAGCGCAACAGGGACAGATTAAAGGCTTACTGACTGACTCTTCTGCTACGCACCCTTTGCCGGATGCGACAGTTGCCCTGCTGAATGGACGAGATTCTTCCCTGGCTCAGACTTCCTTTACCGATAAAAAAGGTGCCTTCTCTTTCCCGGGCATCGCATTAGGCGACTACAGGATATATATTACGTTCCTGGGTTACAGGCCTGTATTTAAAAGTGTTACGATATCTGCAGCCCAGCCCGTGCTTGACATGGGCACCATCCAGCTGAAAGGCAATGGCCTGCAGCTGAATGAAGTGGAAATTGTCCAGGAAGTACCGCCCATCACCGTTAAAAAAGACACGCTTGAATTCAATGCCGGGTCTTTTAAGACAAGGGAAAATGCTGTAGTAGAAGATCTGTTAAAGAAACTGCCTGGTGTAACCGTTGACAAAGATGGGGCAGTGACTGCGCAGGGTGAAACCGTCAAAAGGGTATTGGTAGATGGTAAACCTTTCTTTGGCGATGATCCGAAACTGGCTACTAAAAACCTTCCTGCTGATATCATTGATAAGATCCAGCTGATAGACCGTAAGTCCGATCAGTCGCAATTTACTGGTATTGACGATGGTAACACAGAAAAAACGATCAACATCACCCTGAAAAAAGATAAAAAACAGGGCTTTTTCGGCCGTGCTTCCGCTGGTTATGGTGATAACGACCGCTTCGCAGTCAATACAAGCCTGAACCATTTCAATAATGACCTGCAGCTCTCCTTCCTTGGTGGTGGTAACAACATCAACAACATGGGCTACACCTTTAATGACGTCTTTAACTTCAGCGGTGGCGGTGGTGGAGGAGGCGGTGGCCGTGCCGGTGGGGGAGGCCGTGGTGCTGCACAATCTACTTTCGGTAACCTGGGTGGTAACAACAACACAGGCATCACGCGTAACTGGAATGCGGGTTTAAACTTCAACCAGACATTCAATTCTAAACTGAAAATAGGTGGAAGTTATTTCGTCAGCGATACACGTACAGAGACCAGCCGAACGAGTGATAAACAGACCTTCCTGCAGGATAGCACATTCTTTTATAACCAGCAGTCCGGCTCTGTTACCAATAATACCAACCACAAACTTGACATGCGGGTGGAGTACCAGATCGACTCCATGCATTCACTGATCGTGACGCCAACCCTGAGTTATTCAGAAGGCGGTACCAATTCACTCAACAACTATCAGTCGCTCGATAAGAACAGGGTACAGACCATTGATGGTACTTCGGATAACCGTAGTCATGCTACCTCGCCGAACTTCTCCACCAATGCATTGTTCCGCAAAAAATTTAATAAGGTGGGCCGCACATTGAGTGTGAACTTCTCCTTCGGATATAATACTACCGACAGACAGAACTTCTTCAAAACAAGAGATACGCATCTTGGCACAGATACGACTGACGCCTATTTCACCGGCTATGACCGTATGACCAGTGCAGACAACAAGGGGCGTAATCTAGGAACCAGACTGACGTATACGGAACCGCTCATGAAAGATCGTTTCCTTGAACTGACCTACAGCTTTAATAACAATTACAGCAATTCAAAAAACCTTACCTATGATGTAAATGGTGATGGTAAATATGACCTGCTGAACGATAGTCTGAGCAACCTGTTTGAAAATACATTCACAACACAACAGGCAGGCATTAACATCCGGACGCAGAAACTGAAGTATGATTATACCTTTGGTATGAACGTGCAGTTTGCCAGTCTTGTAAACGATAACGTAAGCCGTAATACACATATTGATCAGCGTACGGTAAACTTCTACCCATCCGCATCATTCAACTATAATTTCCAGAAAGGAAAAAGATTACGTCTGCGGTATAATGGTAGTACCACACAGCCTACTGTATCACAGTTACAACCACTACCAGACCTTACCAGTTCGCTGTACGTCCCACAGGGAAATCCGGATCTGAAGCCGTCCTTCCAACACAGCGTGAACCTGGGTTACAATATGTTTAACAGCAGCACATTCAGAGGTTTCATCACAGGTGTAAGTGCAAATATGACAAGCAATAAAATTGTAAATGCCAACCGTGTTGATACTTCCGGTAAGCAATACACGAAACCAATGAATGCCAATGGAGCCTATAGTGCCAACGCATTTATGGTGAATATCTTCCCACTTAAAAAACTGAACAGCTCACTGAACCTCAATACAAATCTGAACTATACCAGGGACGTCAGTTTCACCAGCAGTAGCGCAGATTTCTCAAGACTGGGAAGAAATTATACAAAGAACTTCAGTGTCTCACAGGGCATCAGCTTCAATTATAGCCATAAAGAGCTGTTTGATATCTCTACCTCTGCGAATATCAATTACCAGGGAGCCCGGTATGATATTCAGCCAAACAATAACACCAACTATTTCAACTATGCATTCTCCCTTGACTATAACATCAATCTGCCACTTGGGCTGATCATTGGAAGCGATATTACCTATACGCTGAATGCGGGCAGGGCAGAAGGTTACAACGTTGATGTGACGATGCTGAATGCGTTTGTATCTAAAAGCGTGTTTAAGAATAAGAGAGGTCTGATCAAACTTTCGGGGTACGACCTGCTAAATCAGAACGTCAGCATCAGCCGTAACATCGGTGAAAACTACATCGAAGATGTGAATAACATGGTATTGCAACGCTACTTTATGCTAAGCTTTACGTTCTTCATCAACAAGTTCACCGGCAGCGGGAATAACAATAATAACATGGAGCGTCGCAGGATGGGTAACCCGGGAATGCGCATGGGCACTCCGATGATGATGCCAAGAGGTTAG